Proteins from one Triplophysa dalaica isolate WHDGS20190420 chromosome 6, ASM1584641v1, whole genome shotgun sequence genomic window:
- the LOC130424905 gene encoding E3 ubiquitin-protein ligase RBBP6-like, translating into MPCVHYKFFSKLTHDTVIFDGLHITLGDLKRQIMRREKLKRCDLSIKNDQTNEEYTDDADIIPSYTMVTVRRIPGTGLKSTYNRHANNCSKPSSGSSKQVNSSSLSLEQLFRTENLAEANASEEDKIKAVMFQSSLCYYSSNEALRLVGGLPPNYVCHNCGIPGHHIRNCPKTRDSTFVGGKRIRRSAGIPVSFLMEVEDPNMKGVMLSSSGKHVIPIINAEAYASQKKENPPFLPQIESSSSASDGDPVPDAFLCKICKDLITDAVSTPCCSSSYCDDCIRSCLLDSEEHVCPTCKQSCVSPDALNINTFLRQEVNRFKNRTEGSAFSHQQRPLHSQSVCSTTSPSLSHGSSSISSEPQSSRTNLPSGKRRRDLSENDDEDNGSTPLHKKTKHTAV; encoded by the exons ATGCCGTGTGTTCATTATAAGTTTTTCAGTAAACTAACACACGACACGGTGATCTTTGATGGCCTTCACATCACTCTCGGAGATTTGAAACGCCAAATCATGAGACGAGAGAAACTGAAGCGCTGCGATCTGAGCATCAAAAACGACCAAACCAATGAAG AATACACTGATGATGCGGACATCATCCCCAGTTACACCATGGTGACCGTCAGACGAATCCCTGGAACTGGACTAAAATCCACATATAACAGACATGCCAA taacTGTTCTAAACCATCCAGTGGATCTTCAAAA caagTGAACAGTTCATCACTGTCACTGGAGCAGCTTTTCAGG ACTGAGAATCTGGCTGAGGCAAATGCATCAGAGGAGGACAAAATAAAAGCTGTCATGTTCCAGTCCAGCCTCTGTTACTATTCTTCGAA TGAAGCACTCAGGCTGGTTGGAGGCCTTCCACCAAACTATGTGTGCCATAACTGTGGCATCCCTGGGCATCACATCAGAAACTGCCCAAAGACACGG GATTCAACTTTTGTTGGGGGTAAACGCATTCGGAGAAGCGCAGGAATTCCTGTCAGCTTCCTAATGGAGGTGGAGGACCCCAACATGAAGGGAGTGATGCTGAGCAGCAGCGGAAAGCATGTCATTCCCATTATTAATGC TGAGGCTTACGCATCTCAGAAGAAAGAGAATCCACCTTTCTTACCCCAGATCGAGTCCTCCTCGTCGGCCTCAGATGGAGATCCAGTGCCCGATGCCTTTCTGTGTAAGATCTGTAAAGATCTCATCACCGATGCTGTGTCGACTCCCTGTTGCAGCAGCAGCTACTGCGACGACT GTATCCGATCGTGTCTGCTGGATTCAGAAGAACATGTTTGTCCCACCTGCAAACAGTCTTGTGTGTCTCCTGATGCTCTGAATATAAACACGTTTTTACGCCAG GAAGTGAACCGTTTTAAGAACAGAACCGAGGGGTCTGCTTTCTCACACCAGCAAAGACCCCTTCACTCTCAATCAGTGTGTTCCACCACAAGCCCGAGCCTCAGCCATGGATCCAGCTCGATTTCTTCTGAACCTCAGAGCTCTCGCACCAATTTACCCTCTGGTAAGAGGCGACGGGACTTGAGCgagaatgatgatgaagacaatggCTCCACACCTCTCCACAAGAAAACCAAGCATACTGCTGTGTAA